The following proteins are encoded in a genomic region of Ictalurus punctatus breed USDA103 chromosome 15, Coco_2.0, whole genome shotgun sequence:
- the LOC108275738 gene encoding chemokine XC receptor 1 — MDDNSQYDYAYVDNISDGMCNKEDVAKIGSIVVPLFLSVVVVLSLVGNILVLVILALYENLKSLTNIFILNLALSDLLFTFGLPFWACYYIWGWTLGDAACKTVNFFFYAGFYSSIVFLVLMTVQRYMAVVHPLSDWERGQGFALIPIVAWVMSIAVALPAPIYSSVVPDPANATQLYCEYNSTEGYFTVTYEQNWFFVCAFLIMGFCYVRILQTVFKTRTKKRHRTIRLIFCIVVTFFLGWAPYNLVIFLHTFTHHQIEFFTICEVTHHLDYAEYVSKLLAFSHCCLNPVFYVFVGVKFRNHLKEILQKILQTPLNKDMQQTRTGTIQSHGSLCSNGNNCRGHSTTV, encoded by the exons ATGG ATGACAATTCGCAGTATGACTATGCTTATGTGGACAACATTAGTGACGGAATGTGTAACAAGGAAGACGTGGCCAAAATAGGATCCATCGTCGTGCCGTTATTCCTCAGCGTCGTGGTCGTGCTCAGTCTCGTCGGGAACATTTTAGTTCTTGTGATTCTCGCTCTATATGAGAATCTGAAATCGTTGACCAACATCTTCATACTGAACTTGGCTCTGTCGGACCTGCTGTTCACTTTCGGTCTGCCGTTCTGGGCATGTTACTACATCTGGGGCTGGACTCTCGGAGACGCGGCGTGCAAAACGGTCAACTTTTTCTTCTACGCTGGATTTTACAGCAGCATCGTGTTCCTGGTGCTGATGACCGTTCAGCGTTACATGGCCGTGGTGCACCCTCTCTCAGACTGGGAAAGAGGACAGGGCTTCGCTCTAATCCCCATTGTCGCTTGGGTGATGAGCATCGCAGTGGCGTTGCCAGCCCCAATCTACAGCTCTGTAGTTCCTGATCCAGCAAACGCTACACAACTCTACTGTGAGTATAATTCCACTGAGGGATATTTTACCGTCACGTACGAACAGAACTGGTTTTTTGTGTGCGCCTTTTTGATCATGGGGTTTTGCTACGTCAGAATCCTGCAGACCGTCTTCAAGACGAGGACGAAAAAGAGACACCGTACTATCAGACTCATCTTCTGCATCGTAGTCACGTTCTTTCTCGGTTGGGCTCCTTATAACCTGGTGATTTTTCTGCACACCTTTACTCATCATCAGATCGAGTTTTTCACCATCTGTGAGGTCACACATCATCTCGACTACGCCGAGTACGTCAGCAAGCTGCTGGCGTTTTCACACTGCTGCCTTAATCCCGTGTTTTACGTTTTCGTCGGCGTGAAATTCAGGAATCATCTAAAGGAGATTCTGCAGAAGATTCTTCAGACACCTCTGAACAAGGACATGCAACAAACACGAACTGGCACCATTCAGTCTCACGGCTCCTTGTGCTCAAACGGCAACAACTGCAGAGGCCATTCCACTACCGTCTGA
- the fyco1a gene encoding FYVE and coiled-coil domain-containing protein 1, whose product MATAGEGQLQRVIRDLQDAVSELTKEYKENGEPVTDDSTNLQKFSNKLEYLLQFNQKEKTTFLGTRKDYWDYFSDCLAKIKGANDGIRFVKSIPELKTSLGKGRAFIRYSLVHQRLADTLQQCLMNQKVTSDWYYSRSPFLKPHLSVDVVNTLYELNEVQFDVASRGHDLDSAWPTFARRTLGLTNSPSHMWKAPSRSSSINSLASSYSQAPEFLCSPEFGNSLLSESAEPLSDSAITAVDELRLELDQSELKQRELVEHVQQLGSEAIELREVVAELQRQLDISLAAQSNHQELQLKLEVLAERERTLAQDLEVLRRREAVKEAADQEIQGKLAAAEKKNVELMAKLDEVLEEKGQRTASQFDSAQKIHELLDGLKEAEKGRIEALTHGEEERMHAERLAEELRMKQQALRDGETKMAALTEKSMKLIKQAEEQRNAMDKLQEELSVRENEVSSLQKDLQDLQRCLEVMEHQAAEEKKRALQEKEVLQKKLSSLQESLEGQVQNLKAQLRGKETELISSVKKIKHLEAVAEKIAGEKQGLSGSIVKLETHIEDQRKMIDEYKEQCNNLTELNNKLLKTVEKNKETNKELMESKAVLENDLAELRASEKQLRGQLDDAKVTVDEREQRMRDENRSLDKKLQKSIMQIKESESVVHKLEQENTDLRQECLKSKDALAAAQEELRKSTDQIRDLESSLEVARHNETNLTMQLKEQHSQLEDREKLCEELQERLDELETQEGELEAEKEEAERALEMQREMMGRLEVQKKAVEKAQLEMIACHATEAQDMASKVALLEEQLGLNVKEVSRLQEEVVDLKAKLLFSEEDKVKVQTKLVITEASRIELQTLTEQLKMQAEEQNRNHVNELLQFKQHVEEISSELDVERSALAKTSADFTAAQEDLAVLKTQNERLVMENTETREGLHRANMEMAELGMTICKLTAEREEAEERRAAESTRIHEMEELGEREKDRLNASVAALRQENASLREELLQVEKLPETVLELKEMLDKSESEREVAREETAAMRFQMSTENMTHQNHVKSLNEALESLKAQLRSESEKTSSLEVKVSELETVNSECSRLLAEKDSHITKAESLIRCGEDEIHQLKERVTCGQVALALAQTERDELKEKMEKVQSDAQAEQIKMAAEIEDLDHTKTTLEERLIELIKEKDILWQKSDALEFEQKQRAEEQWWLVDREATHCLNCNSQFTWWLRKHHCRLCGRIFCYYCSNNFVSTRSGGKKERCCRECYMQHSAVVERFTRSEISSPTDTSAAHAHTANAPPPPPPPPYIPTPRVTVTDPNAKQDDGVYDIITDEEVNGLYDSDTLSQTTGESQDGEAESRTTQDPGVSGDALVAEEQEEMPPTVQDAEIHLLKSGELASSVQLHIDEIQRFGDASRELFVKSSCYSVISVTVHEHGHAVGWVFSSEPKSICFSVVYRESADTSEEQAKVLIPLTRCNAHKETIRGQLKARNPGIYTLIFDNSYSRFISKKVNYHLTTEKPVIYDGSDCP is encoded by the exons ATGGCGACAGCTGGAGAGGGCCAGCTGCAGAGGGTTATCAGAGATCTGCaag ACGCTGTGTCGGAGCTCACCAAAGAGTACAAGGAGAACGGAGAGCCAGTCACTGACGACAGCACTAACCTGCAAAAGTTCTCCAACAAGCTGGAGTACCTGCTACAG TTTAACCAGAAGGAGAAGACCACATTTCTGGGCACGAGGAAAGATTACTGGGACTACTTTAGCGACTGTCTGGCTAAAATAAAAGGCGCCAATGATGGCATTCGCTTTGTCAAATCCATCCCTGAG ctaaAGACGTCGCTGGGAAAAGGCAGAGCATTTATCCGATACTCTCTGGTGCACCAGCGGTTAGCTGACACCCTTCAGCAGTGCCTCATGAACCAAAAGGTCACCAG TGACTGGTATTATTCCCGAAGTCCCTTTCTGAAGCCTCATCTCAGTGTGGACGTTGTTAACACTCTCTACGAGCTCAACGAAGTCCAGTTCGATGTGGCGTCCCGGGGCCACGACCTGGATTCGGCCTGGCCCACTTTTGCACG GAGGACTCTGGGTTTGACCAACTCTCCAAGCCACATGTGGAAAGCACCCAGCCGCAGCTCCAGCATTAACAGCCTGGCCAGCTCATACTCACAG GCCCCGGAGTTTCTCTGCAGTCCAGAGTTTGGAAATAGCTTGCTGAGTGAGTCTGCAGAGCCGTTGTCTGATTCTGCCATCACCGCAGTGGACGAGCTTCGTCTGGAGCTGGATCAGTCAGAGCTGAAACAGCGTGAGCTGGTGGAGCATGTTCAACAGCTTGGCAGCGAGGCCATAGAGCTCCGTGAAGTGGTGGCTGAACTGCAGAGGCAGCTGGACATTTCATTAGCAGCTCAGTCTAACCACCAGGAACTTCAGCTCAAGCTGGAGGTGTTGGCAGAGAGGGAACGGACTCTAGCCCAAGATCTGGAGGTCCTGAGGAGACGTGAGGCTGTTAAAGAGGCAGCAGATCAGGAAATTCAGGGCAAGTTAGCTGCTGCGGAAAAAAAGAACGTGGAGTTAATGGCTAAACTAGACGAGGTGCTTGAGGAGAAAGGGCAGAGGACAGCCAGCCAATTTGACTCGGCCCAAAAGATCCATGAACTCCTGGATGGACTGAAGGAAGCAGAGAAAGGCAGGATAGAAGCACTAACACACGGTGAAGAGGAAAGGATGCACGCAGAACGTCTGGCTGAGGAGCTCAGAATGAAACAGCAAGCCCTGAGAGACGGAGAAACTAAAATGGCCGCTTTAACAGAGAAGAGTATGAAGCTCATAAAGCAGGCAGAAGAACAACGTAATGCCATGGACAAACTTCAGGAGGAGCTGTCAGTGAGAGAGAACGAAGTAAGCAGTCTTCAGAAAGACCTGCAAGACCTTCAGCGCTGTCTGGAGGTGATGGAGCATCAGGCTGCCGAAGAGAAGAAAAGGGCCTTGCAGGAGAAAGAGGTGCTGCAGAAAAAGTTGAGCTCCCTACAAGAAAGCCTAGAAGGACAGGTGCAAAACCTAAAGGCACAACTAAGAGGTAAAGAAACTGAACTTATCTCCAGTGTGAAGAAGATCAAGCACCTGGAGGCTGTAGCTGAGAAGATAGCAGGAGAGAAACAGGGTCTGAGTGGGAGTATAGTAAAACTGGAGACACACATTGAAGATCAGAGAAAGATGATTGACGAATACAAGGAACAGTGCAACAACCTCACAGAGCTGAACAACAAGCTCCTCAAGACAGTCGAGAAGAACAAGGAGACCAATAAAGAGCTGATGGAAAGCAAGGCTGTGTTAGAAAATGATCTGGCTGAGCTGAGGGCATCTGAAAAGCAGCTCAGAGGTCAACTCGATGACGCTAAAGTGACAGTGGATGAGCGGGAACAGCGGATGCGTGATGAGAACCGCAGCCTTGATAAGAAGCTCCAAAAATCAATCATGCAGATCAAGGAGTCGGAAAGCGTAGTCCACAAGTTGGAGCAGGAGAACACTGATCTCAGGCAGGAGTGCTTAAAGAGTAAAGATGCTCTCGCAGCTGCACAGGAAGAACTACGTAAATCTACTGACCAGATCAGGGATCTCGAGAGTAGCCTAGAGGTGGCAAGACATAACGAGACAAACCTCACCATGCAGCTAAAGGAACAGCACTCACAGCTGGAGGATCGAGAGAAGCTTTGTGAGGAGCTTCAAGAAAGACTTGATGAACTAGAAACCCAGGAGGGAGAGCTGGAGGCTGAGAAAGAAGAGGCAGAGCGAGCCTTGGAGATGCAGAGGGAGATGATGGGAAGGTTGGAGGTCCAGAAGAAAGCAGTGGAAAAAGCTCAGCTGGAGATGATTGCCTGCCATGCCACGGAAGCCCAGGATATGGCCTCGAAAGTAGCACTATTGGAGGAGCAGCTGGGCCTGAATGTGAAAGAAGTGTCCAGACTTCAGGAGGAAGTGGTGGACTTGAAGGCCAAACTGCTTTTTTCCGAGGAGGACAAAGTAAAGGTCCAGACTAAGCTGGTAATCACAGAGGCGTCTAGGATAGAGCTGCAGACTTTGACAGAACAACTTAAAATGCAAGCTGAGGAGCAGAACCGAAATCACGTCAATGAACTTTTACAGTTCAAGCAGCACGTGGAGGAGATATCGTCCGAACTAGACGTGGAAAGATCTGCGCTTGCTAAAACATCAGCTGACTTCACTGCAGCTCAAGAGGACCTGGCTGTACTAAAGACCCAAAATGAACGACTGGTCATGGAGAACACAGAGACTAGAGAGGGACTCCACAGAGCCAACATGGAGATGGCTGAGCTGGGAATGACCATCTGCAAGCTGACCGCGGAACGGGAGGAAGCTGAAGAACGCCGGGCAGCCGAGAGCACCCGGATCCATGAGATGGAGGAACTGGGAGAGCGTGAAAAGGATCGGCTGAACGCCAGCGTGGCGGCACTACGGCAGGAGAACGCCAGTTTGCGAGAGGAGCTCCTTCAAGTGGAGAAGCTTCCAGAAACAGTCCTGGAGTTGAAGGAGATGCTGGATAAatctgagagtgagagagaagtgGCACGTGAGGAGACGGCAGCCATGAGGTTTCAGATGAGTACGGAGAATATGACGCACCAAAACCACGTGAAG aGCTTAAATGAAGCACTTGAGAGTTTAAAAGCACAGCTGAGATCTGAAAGCGAGAAGACGTCTAGCCTGGAGGTCAAAGTCTCAGAGCTTGAG ACGGTGAATTCAGAGTGCTCTCGACTGTTGGCCGAGAAAGATTCGCACATCACCAAGGCCGAGAGTCTGATTCGCTGTGGAGAGGATGAAATACATCAACTGAAGGAGAGAGTGAcatg CGGGCAGGTGGCTCTGGCGCTAGCGCAGACGGAGCGAGACGAGCTGAAGGAGAAGATGGAGAAGGTACAGTCTGACGCTCAAGCTGagcaaatcaaaatggctgccgaGATTGAAGACCTCGACCACACCAAGACCACGCTGGAGGAGCGGCTCATCGAGCTCATCAA AGAGAAGGACATTCTGTGGCAGAAGTCTGATGCGTTGGAGTTTGAGCAGAAGCAGAGGGCGGAGGAACAGTGGTGGTTAGTGGACCGAGAGGCTACACACTGTCTGAACTGCAACAGCCAGTTCACATGGTGGCTCCGTAAGCATCACTGCAG gttaTGTGGGCGGATCTTCTGCTACTACTGCAGTAATAACTTTGTGAGTACTCGGTCCGGGGGGAAGAAGGAGCGCTGCTGCAGGGAATGTTACATGCAGCACAGCGCCGTGGTGGAGAGATTCACCCGCTCCGAAATCAGCAGCCCCACCGACACATCTgcagcacacgcacacacggccAACGCACCTCCACCCCCACCTCCACCCCCGTACATACCTACACCCAGAGttacag tgacCGATCCGAACGCGAAGCAGGACGATGGAGTGTACGACATCATCACTGATGAGGAGGTAAATGGACTGTACGACAGCGACACGCTCTCGCAAACCACCGGAGAGTCACAGGACGGAGAAGCCGAAAGCCGGACCACTCAGGACCC TGGTGTTTCTGGTGATGCGCTGGTTGCTGAGGAACAGGAGGAAATGCCCCCGACTGTACAAGATGCCGAAATCCATCTACTCAAATCAGGAGAACTTGC CTCCTCGGTCCAGCTGCACATCGATGAGATCCAGCGGTTCGGCGACGCCTCTCGCGAGCTCTTCGTCAAGTCCAGCTGTTACAGCGTCATCTCCGTCACCGTACACGAGCACGGCCACGCTGTCGGCTGGGTTTTCTCGTCCGAGCCAAAGAGCATCTGCTTTAGCGTCGTCTACAGGGAATCCGCGGACACATCTGAGGAGCAGGCcaag GTTCTGATCCCTCTGACTCGGTGTAACGCGCACAAGGAGACCATTCGGGGCCAGCTTAAAGCCAGAAACCCTGGAATCTACACACTTATCTTTGACAACTCCTACTCCAG GTTCATCTCAAAGAAAGTCAACTACCACTTGACCACTGAGAAGCCCGTCATCTATGATGGAAGTGACTGCCCGTAG